One genomic region from Torulaspora delbrueckii CBS 1146 chromosome 4, complete genome encodes:
- the KHA1 gene encoding Kha1p (similar to Saccharomyces cerevisiae KHA1 (YJL094C); ancestral locus Anc_1.272), translating to MAVGGVISGGNPFIWNSGSPLTLWLFQVCLILVTCNLVNIPFSKIRQPKVISEVIAGVILGPTVLGQIPNFTKTMFPAASIPGLSLTSNLGIILFMFFLGLEVDKGFIKKHLKKALSIGLFSLTIPFGFGCLFAVPLYNTYMGNHTETGHVKFTVFMVFIAVSISVTAFPVLCRILNELCLIKERAGIVVLGGGIINDILGWILLALSVILSNSTADPVNTVYILLCTLGWFLFISYPIGFVLRWALVRTHELERSKPSPMATMCVLFIMFISAYFTDIIGVHPIFGAFMAGLIVPRENNYVVKLAERMEDIPNIVLIPIYFAVAGLNVDLTLLNEGRDWGYVFASIGIAISTKIVSGSVAARIHGLFFRESLAVGVLLSCKGIVEIVVLTVGLNAGIISRKIFGMFILMALVSTFLTTPLTLLVYPESYRRDLRTRMNKEIESVEESTNEVSNIEEKESTVMSLKSFEDVKNFHITKIINITSSTETISSSLELLNHLLIGQVVTGPAPGTSRGKELSRKSSNSTVKPSFSKVKKLSRVWSRGDDSETALTIIEEDPLGFELEIPLKAVHLRLLTERTADLLQSSSLQNDDQESTVNTDSILQIFDIFSRLSRIQFSSEVIFSTVRERAANILSMQKNPTDLVVLPLRGATSEINGSEISSGEHYGDFSQIYSHILGLNDLPANFFGTIFSSLKASSAVLISNSGDRAYINRFKKRYFNLLLPRPILTSSDFLALHLLLLICYHNGAGGDHPHGTIYINSKNSEFVDQLNDLYADRNWYNETIVNITSVNYGQESHFDSASASFVEAVMDSSLAETPHEDNLEESTFILSESFSQGETSFSEEAKSAILHGANRKFNVLITHYYSDAQ from the coding sequence ATGGCTGTGGGAGGTGTTATCTCGGGGGGAAACCCGTTCATCTGGAACTCAGGTTCCCCTTTGACACTATGGCTATTCCAAGTTTGCCTGATATTAGTAACCTGTAATCTGGTTAACATCCCATTCTCGAAGATACGCCAACCGAAGGTTATATCTGAAGTTATTGCCGGGGTTATCCTTGGCCCTACTGTGCTGGGacaaattccaaatttcaCCAAGACTATGTTTCCTGCTGCTTCGATACCGGGGTTGAGTTTAACGTCTAACCTTGGTATCATTCTATTCATGTTCTTCCTAGGTTTGGAAGTCGATAAGGGatttatcaagaaacaTCTGAAGAAAGCGCTTTCCATTGGTCTATTCTCATTGACTATACCGTTTGGGTTCGGTTGTCTTTTCGCTGTTCCACTATACAACACATATATGGGCAACCATACAGAAACTGGACATGTTAAGTTCACTGTTTTCATGGTTTTCATTGCAGTTTCGATTTCTGTGACAGCTTTCCCGGTGCTGTGTcgtattttgaatgagttGTGccttatcaaagaaagagcCGGGATTGTTGTTTTGGGTGGTGGTATCATCAATGACATTCTTGGCTGGATTCTGCTTGCCTTGAGTGTAATCCTTTCGAACTCGACAGCCGATCCTGTGAATACCGTTTACATTCTGCTCTGTACTCTGGGTTGGTTCTTATTCATCTCATATCCAATCGGCTTTGTGCTCAGATGGGCTCTGGTAAGGACTCACGAGCTGGAAAGATCCAAGCCTTCTCCAATGGCAACCATGTGTGTTTTGTTCATCATGTTTATCTCTGCTTATTTCACCGATATCATTGGCGTTCATCCTATCTTTGGTGCATTCATGGCTGGCCTGATTGTACCAAGAGAGAACAACTATGTAGTGAAATTGGCTGAGCGGATGGAAGATATCCCAAACATTGTCCTGATACCCATTTACTTTGCAGTCGCTGGTCTAAATGTGGATCTCACTTTACTGAATGAGGGAAGAGATTGGGGTTATGTTTTTGCAAGTATCGGTATTGCTATTTCGACAAAGATTGTTTCAGGATCAGTAGCTGCAAGGATTCACGGTTTGTTTTTCAGAGAGTCATTGGCAGTAGGTGTGTTGCTATCATGTAAAGGTATCGTGGAAATTGTCGTGCTAACGGTAGGTTTGAATGCCGGCATTATCAGCCGTAAAATCTTTGGTATGTTCATTCTTATGGCTTTGGTTTCCACTTTTCTCACCACTCCTTTGACACTACTAGTGTACCCTGAATCATACAGAAGAGATTTACGCACAAGGATGAACAAGGAAATTGAATCAGTTGAAGAGAGTACAAATGAGGTTTCTAACATTGAGGAGAAGGAATCGACAGTCATGTCCTTAAAATCCTTTGAggatgtcaagaattttCACATTACCAAAATAATTAATATCACAAGCTCAACTGAGACGATTTCATCATCGCTAGAACTGCTCAACCATTTGCTTATTGGGCAAGTCGTCACTGGGCCTGCTCCTGGAACATCAAGAGGCAAGGAATTGAGCAGAAAGTCGAGTAACAGTACTGTGAAGCCAAGCTTTAGCAAAGTCAAAAAGCTATCTAGAGTATGGTCACGGGGTGATGACTCTGAGACGGCTCTAACCATTATTGAGGAAGATCCGCTTGGTTTTGAGCTTGAGATTCCTCTAAAAGCAGTGCATTTAAGATTGCTGACTGAACGAACAGCTGATTTGCTCCAGTCTTCGTCATTACAGAACGATGATCAGGAATCCACTGTAAATACCGATTCCATCTTacaaatttttgatattttctcTCGTCTGAGCCGCATTCAATTTTCTAGCGAGGTAATCTTCTCAACCGTGAGAGAGAGAGCAGCTAATATTCTATCGATGCAGAAAAATCCAACTGATTTGGTTGTTCTCCCACTAAGGGGTGCAACTTCTGAGATCAATGGTAGCGAGATATCTTCTGGTGAGCACTACGGAGACTTTTCACAAATTTACTCCCACATACTAGGGCTGAATGATCTGCCTGCGAATTTCTTTGGTACCATTTTTTCCTCGCTCAAAGCAAGTTCAGCAGTTCTAATTTCAAACAGTGGTGATAGAGCATATATCAACAGATTCAAAAAGAGATATTTCAACCTACTGCTGCCAAGACCCATTTTAACTTCATCGGACTTCTTGGCACTGCATCTACTGCTTTTGATATGTTACCACAATGGCGCTGGCGGGGATCACCCTCATGGAACGATATACATCAACAGTAAAAATagtgaatttgttgatcAGTTGAATGACCTATACGCTGACCGGAATTGGTACAATGAGACGATCGTAAATATCACGAGCGTAAACTATGGACAAGAAAGTCACTTCGACTCTGCTTCGGCCAGTTTTGTGGAGGCTGTCATGGACAGTAGTTTGGCTGAGACGCCGCACGAAGATAATTTGGAGGAGAGTACTTTCATACTTTCGGAAAGTTTCTCTCAAGGTGAAACATCCTTTTCTGAAGAGGCCAAGAGCGCTATTCTACATGGAGCAAATAGAAAGTTCAATGTGCTCATAACGCATTATTATTCCGATGCCCAATGA
- the SRS2 gene encoding DNA helicase SRS2 (similar to Saccharomyces cerevisiae SRS2 (YJL092W); ancestral locus Anc_1.274), with product MASNATLEGIIATLNEQQRVAVQFDHTKALQVIAGPGTGKTKVLTSRVAYLLLHHRIKPQDIIVTTFTNKAAKEMIDRLNTMLQGSSIRVSDIMIGTFHSVCLKILTRYGHKIGLRKDWRIIEESEIDKIMQEMIEKMPDTIRDQANSMARKVNLCLPKRGSDEWAVHAKPVRKHISRLKAYAILPEEYNKDPNYDQALAYFYDKYQAELSKVNALDFDDLLMYAFRLLSRERCLPYVQHVLVDEFQDTNGIQMDLMFLFAKANHHLSRGITVVGDPDQSIYAFRHALALNFDAMSNKCPIECSRVVLVENYRSSQKILDTSETLIKQQVKGRADRLPLRAQFDCEFAPVYIEFPAAFLEGPSLIREMLYLKALPNMFTYNDFAILVRQRRQIKNVETALIEHGIPYKIIRGHAFWELKETVSMLNLLKCVYSESEKHAILSALQYPARGLGAASIGKIKIALDTISGTAFQGLRQICDKKVDLVIPAKGRTALKEFINMIEYCQKLSEAPNSTTLSDIFDRLYDGSGMRHEYLYLDGKKKSEIEGDQEPNFSNPRHKNVMLLKNYFIGTDMASLETSADSSLAERSSETQRHGVSITTKSGINNHIRNFFLSLSLFSIEANDSELDKAKRIEQEKVGFVTISTIHGAKGLEWPVVFIPGCEEGIIPSIFGDDKAQDGGENDDEEDGDEDKNDIKRRNDTPASPKSKLVNIDNSLDEERRMFFVAQTRAKHLLYHSTAASERSEGPSRFLTEELLSTMADQQKLFDSVASIKNFYLHMGKKPPVEGKFKLKRLVEDYARFIENNRERFVWNGEFIVHTFKFDLTKNSDSTFSSGFTTAAAQLQNSADSPTVTQTVFGNSARSSRTSSPTRSKYSISSSPKKMYAPQSKSRGEMSSTSPVKEFAPVSPTGSPTKKRSFAPCYRPTRNAPNALQCNRRLFAPGQDVPKLKSEISASSPSEESSLLSRNISKLKESNATISDRKSEDARVVKMENPEEREAFVSTFKKTYNPQRSKRRLVTTPINITDTDTSSHIKAEDKTFDYSVSNDDDGLNTTAAELLHNPDDMIIDTRPIISNAKTLADAAKKSSRSEEDREKRSSQKVKKENSSSQIDIFSQLSRAKKKAKLSDGEIIIID from the coding sequence ATGGCGTCGAACGCAACATTGGAAGGGATTATTGCCACCCTCAATGAGCAGCAGAGAGTGGCGGTCCAGTTTGATCATACAAAGGCTCTACAAGTGATAGCCGGTCCAGGGACCGGTAAGACTAAAGTATTGACATCAAGAGTTGCATATCTTTTACTTCACCATCGAATAAAACCGCAGGATATTATAGTGACTACTTTCACCAACAAAGCTGCGAAGGAAATGATCGATAGGTTAAACACAATGTTACAAGGTAGTAGCATACGTGTATCAGACATCATGATTGGAACATTCCACAGTGTGtgtttgaagattcttACGCGTTATGGTCATAAGATAGGACTGCGAAAGGATTGGAGGATCATAGAGGAGAGTGAGATTGACAAAATCATGCAGGAAATGATAGAAAAGATGCCCGATACGATACGGGATCAGGCTAATTCCATGGCAAGGAAGGTAAACCTATGCCTTCCGAAGAGAGGTTCAGATGAATGGGCAGTGCATGCTAAACCGGTGAGGAAACACATCTCACGATTGAAAGCTTACGCTATACTCCCAGAAGAATATAATAAAGATCCAAACTATGATCAAGCATTAGCATACTTTTATGACAAATACCAGGCGGAACTAAGCAAGGTTAATGCCTTGGATTTCGATGACTTATTAATGTACGCTTTTCGGCTGTTGTCAAGAGAAAGGTGTCTACCTTACGTCCAACACGTACTTGTTGATGAGTTTCAGGATACCAACGGTATACAGATGGACCTTATGTTCCTTTTCGCCAAGGCTAATCATCATTTATCGCGTGGGATCACAGTTGTCGGAGATCCAGATCAAAGCATCTATGCCTTTAGGCATGCCCTAGCTCTAAATTTTGATGCCATGTCCAACAAATGCCCCATTGAATGTTCTCGGGTTGTGCTGGTTGAAAACTACCGTTCTTCACAAAAGATTCTAGATACCAGTGAAACACTAATTAAGCAACAGGTCAAAGGCCGTGCCGATAGATTGCCGCTTCGCGCCCAATTTGATTGCGAATTTGCACCTGTGTATATCGAGTTTCCGGCTGCTTTTTTGGAAGGACCATCATTAATAAGGGAAATGTTATATTTAAAGGCTTTGCCTAATATGTTCACCTACAACGATTTCGCCATCTTGGTGAGACAAAGAAGGCAGATCAAAAACGTCGAAACCGCTCTTATCGAGCACGGTATACCCTATAAGATCATAAGAGGGCACGCGTTTTGggagttgaaagaaacagTATCGATGTTGAATCTCTTAAAGTGTGTTTATTCAGAGAGCGAAAAACATGCAATACTTTCAGCATTGCAATATCCTGCAAGAGGCTTAGGAGCCGCATCTATCGGAAAGATTAAGATTGCACTTGACACTATCTCTGGAACGGCCTTCCAAGGTCTGCGGCAAATCTGCGATAAGAAGGTAGATTTGGTCATACCAGCAAAGGGAAGGACCGCACtcaaagaatttatcaacatGATTGAGTACTGTCAAAAATTATCTGAAGCGCCCAATTCTACGACCCTAAGCGATATATTCGATAGGCTTTATGATGGCTCGGGTATGCGACACGAATATTTATACCTCGATGGGAAAAAGAAGTCGGAGATCGAAGGCGATCAAGAACCTAACTTCTCGAATCCAAGGCATAAGAATGTCATGCTGCTTAAAAATTATTTTATTGGGACAGACATGGCCTCGCTCGAGACATCTGCGGACTCCAGCCTGGCGGAGAGATCATCTGAAACACAGCGCCATGGGGTTTCTATTACGACCAAAAGCGGTATCAACAATCACATTCgaaacttcttcctctctCTCAGTTTGTTTTCTATCGAAGCAAACGATTCAGAACTTGATAAGGCCAAGCGAATCGAACAGGAAAAGGTGGGTTTCGTTACGATATCGACAATACATGGGGCAAAAGGGTTAGAATGGCCTGTAGTTTTTATACCAGGCTGCGAAGAGGGAATCATACCATCGATATTTGGTGATGACAAGGCACAAGATGGTGGCgaaaatgatgacgaagaggatGGAGATGAGGATAAAAACGACATCAAAAGGAGAAATGATACGCCGGCCAGCCCAAAATCTAAGCTTGTTAATATTGATAACTCactggatgaagaaaggAGGATGTTTTTTGTTGCACAAACGAGAGCAAAGCATTTGTTGTATCATTCTACTGCTGCTAGCGAGCGCTCAGAAGGGCCGAGTAGATTTTTAACCGAAGAATTGTTAAGCACCATGGCTGACCAGCAAAAACTATTTGACAGCGTCGCCtccatcaagaacttttatCTGCACATGGGTAAGAAACCACCTGTAGAGGGGAAATTCAAACTGAAACGTCTCGTCGAGGACTATGCTAGATTCATAGAGAATAACCGAGAAAGGTTTGTTTGGAATGGTGAGTTTATTGTGCATACCTTCAAATTCGACCTCACGAAAAATTCAGACTCTACCTTTAGTAGCGGTTTTACTACAGCGGCGGCTCAACTTCAAAACTCTGCTGATTCTCCAACGGTTACACAAACTGTTTTTGGCAATAGTGCTCGAAGCAGTCGTACTTCGAGTCCGACTAGAAGTAAGTATTCGATATCAAGCTCTCCGAAAAAAATGTACGCACCTCAATCAAAAAGTAGAGGTGAAATGAGCTCAACTTCACctgtcaaagaatttgCCCCGGTCTCTCCAACAGGGTCGCCTACTAAAAAACGCAGCTTTGCTCCATGTTATAGACCGACGAGAAACGCACCAAATGCACTTCAATGTAACCGTAGGCTTTTTGCACCAGGTCAAGATGTACCGAAATTAAAGAGTGAGATAAGCGCCTCATCACCATCAGAAGAGTCATCATTGTTAAGCCGGAATATATCAAAGTTAAAGGAAAGTAACGCAACAATAAGCGACAGAAAGTCTGAAGATGCTAGGGTCGTAAAGATGGAGAATCcggaagaaagagaagcaTTCGTATCTACATTCAAGAAAACATACAACCCCCAAAGGTCAAAAAGAAGACTAGTTACTACTCCTATCAACATCACAGATACTGATACGTCGTCTCACATCAAGGCAGAGGATAAAACATTTGATTATTCTGtttcaaatgatgatgatggcCTTAACACTACCGCTGCTGAACTTTTGCACAATCCGGACGACATGATAATTGATACAAGGCCCATTATATCAAATGCCAAAACATTAGCAGATGCCGCAAAGAAATCGAGCAGgtctgaagaagatagagAAAAGCGTAGCTCACAAAAGGTTAAGAAGGAAAACAGTTCCAGTCAGATCGACATCTTCTCTCAGTTATCGAGGGCTAAAAAGAAGGCTAAATTGAGTGATGGAGAAATCATCATTATTGACTAG
- the GWT1 gene encoding glucosaminyl-phosphotidylinositol O-acyltransferase (similar to Saccharomyces cerevisiae GWT1 (YJL091C); ancestral locus Anc_1.275), translating to MSTLKERKEDFVTGLNGGSILEINLITSVALTAYVCWNLLSIRGNINVFIDFALNWITLLLSITVYSNAISLLQILIVVPCVVLFYISSSKSKSQKTETNSREKQPKPFQLEKKPFITVYRGSMLVLTALAILAVDFQVFPRRFAKVETWGTSLMDLGVGSFVFSNGVVSSRVIIKEKMNPSSRPCMIKRALNALRSGGTLLIIGLLRLYFVKNLEYQEHVTEYGVHWNFFMTLSLLPPVLVLLDPITEWIPRPAIAALISVMYELVLIKGDGFLEFLILAPRRNFIEANREGIVSFLGYCSIFLWGQTTGFYVLGNKPTINNLYRPSVESLQRPSGKRSVTMWNNLSTVSPLWGLFIWTFIHTATAQGILSHDPYYASRRFANLPYVSWVVAYNTGLLFFYCLIDKLFSGTNKGCAVPPSLDALNSNGLVMFLLANLLTGATNMSMSTIDASVGTAMIVLTMYALVIAAISLFLYRNKIFVKL from the coding sequence atGTCGACACTCAAGGAGCGTAAGGAAGATTTTGTAACTGGGCTAAATGGTGGTTCAATTTTGGAGATCAATTTAATTACGTCTGTCGCTTTGACTGCGTATGTCTGCTGGAATCTTTTGTCTATTCGTGGCAATATCAATGTCTTTATTGATTTTGCGTTGAATTGGATAACTCTGCTGTTGTCTATAACTGTCTATTCAAATGCTATATCACTACTTCAGATTCTGATTGTGGTGCCCTGTGTGGTCTTATTTTACATCTCCAGTAGTAAATCTAAGAGCCAGAAGACAGAAACGAATAGTAGAGAAAAGCAGCCGAAACCTTTTCAGCTAGAGAAAAAGCCTTTTATTACAGTATATCGTGGCTCAATGCTTGTTTTGACAGCTCTAGCAATCTTAGCGGTGGACTTTCAAGTCTTCCCTCGAAGATTTGCCAAGGTCGAAACTTGGGGGACATCTCTGATGGACCTTGGAGTCGGTTCATTTGTTTTCAGTAATGGCgtggtttcttcaagagtaaTAATCAAGGAAAAAATGAACCCATCAAGCAGACCCTGCATGATAAAACGAGCATTGAACGCTTTACGATCTGGTGGTACCTTATTGATTATTGGCCTCTTAAGACTGTACTTTGTGAAAAACCTGGAATACCAGGAACATGTTACGGAATATGGAGTTCAttggaattttttcatGACTTTATCATTGTTACCACCTGTTCTTGTGTTACTGGATCCTATTACAGAATGGATTCCCCGCCCCGCAATAGCAGCATTAATATCTGTGATGTATGAACTAGTGCTCATAAAAGGTGATGGATTTCTTGAGTTCTTAATTCTAGCGCCTCGCAGAAATTTTATCGAGGCAAATAGAGAAGGTATTGTGTCATTTCTAGGATATTGTTCAATATTCTTGTGGGGTCAAACAACTGGGTTTTATGTGTTAGGAAATAAACCTACAATAAACAATCTTTACAGACCATCAGTGGAAAGTTTGCAACGCCCTTCTGGCAAGAGGTCTGTGACAATGTGGAATAATTTAAGCACTGTTTCGCCGTTATGGggtctcttcatctggACTTTCATTCATACAGCTACAGCTCAAGGTATTCTATCACATGATCCCTATTATGCTTCCAGGAGATTTGCCAACTTACCTTATGTTTCGTGGGTGGTGGCGTACAATACGGGATTACTGTTCTTTTACTGTCTGATTGATAAACTATTTAGTGGCACTAATAAAGGTTGTGCAGTTCCTCCATCATTAGATGCTCTCAACAGCAACGGACTGGTTATGTTCTTATTAGCCAACTTATTGACTGGGGCCACAAACATGTCCATGTCTACCATTGACGCTTCAGTTGGAACTGCGATGATCGTTCTAACGATGTATGCTCTAGTAATCGCTGCTATATCATTGTTCCTTTACCGAAACAAGATATTTGTAAAGCTGTGa
- the DPB11 gene encoding protein kinase activating protein DPB11 (similar to Saccharomyces cerevisiae DPB11 (YJL090C); ancestral locus Anc_1.276), whose translation MKPLLNLTFCPTGFNDEDTSRSVSKKILKLGGFYSRDLTRQANVLVIGKTRQTNKYRFTVRYRHDVVFIDLQTIDTLYERWLAGDDITQSGSLKPGISSTENILNLLRSRYSAPPLADFYIFIGRIASYPVDQLESMCQAMKCYKCNSSHFVKDCKSRHDQKTVVFISDTLQGARVQAAIEQGIPIVHYKWILDCQRRNATLEYDPYYLVSNIPENTPFEKIGRESCECWGDLINPPPLLQGTAAVNPSVNLFQKFKSKGDKIWEKAMSKSEPPPPLDDSLVRLPPPEQTLNDESREDSIFKSSTFHISKQFPESHSEILRRVIDQNGGLLLSDSQYLVVPSNVPLDCMEEAESDQTLVTEFFIERCLHYKTLISPPDSWSKPFLRTTDVRILPSPTLLHDESQPLQVAITGFHGVELLHLNKILKTMEPMGINFVEYLNKKTDLLLINLPSLPSIPHDHPLWKNQYRDLFTTQLECDNNISNQVLRNSLKRKIQFVKQEHSIPVVTPAFLIDLFAHTSHLKTKKQTVFLNNISWCIICPRGAKESFTIELTSNDASVEYTMDKESRNVRKRHSATPPNEAKKKIHLPNKELDRQADPPAFST comes from the coding sequence ATGAAGCCGTTGCTCAACCTGACCTTTTGTCCTACTGGTTTCAACGATGAGGATACTTCACGGTcagtttcaaagaaaatttTAAAACTTGGTGGTTTTTACTCCAGGGATCTAACGCGTCAGGCAAATGTATTGGTCATCGGTAAGACTAGACAGACAAACAAATACCGATTCACCGTTAGATATCGGCATGATGTGGTCTTCATCGATTTGCAGACAATAGATACATTGTACGAGAGATGGCTTGCCGGGGATGACATTACACAGAGTGGCAGCTTAAAGCCGGGGATCAGCTCTACTGAAAATATATTGAATCTATTGAGATCAAGATACAGTGCTCCACCACTGGCAGATTTCTATATCTTCATCGGCAGAATCGCTTCATACCCTGTAGATCAGCTTGAATCGATGTGCCAGGCTATGAAATGCTACAAATGCAACTCTTCGCATTTTGTCAAGGATTGCAAGAGCCGACATGATCAGAAGACTGTCGTTTTTATCTCTGATACTTTACAAGGTGCCCGAGTACAGGCTGCTATTGAACAGGGTATTCCGATTGTTCATTACAAATGGATTCTCGATTGTCAAAGGAGAAATGCCACGCTCGAATACGACCCCTACTATCTAGTTTCTAATATTCCTGAGAATACACCTTTCGAAAAGATTGGTCGTGAATCTTGTGAATGTTGGGGCGATTTGATTAATCCACCACCTTTGTTACAGGGAACAGCTGCAGTCAACCCATCTGTGAAtttatttcaaaaattcaagtcAAAAGGTGACAAAATATGGGAAAAAGCAATGTCCAAATCTGAACCACCTCCGCCATTAGATGACAGCTTAGTACGACTTCCGCCGCCAGAACAAACTCTGAATGATGAATCGCGCGAAGActcaatcttcaaaagttccaCTTTCCACATCTCTAAGCAATTTCCTGAGTCTCACTCCGAGATTTTACGGCGGGTCATTGATCAGAATGGTGGATTACTTTTGTCAGATTCACAGTATCTGGTTGTACCAAGTAACGTCCCACTTGATTGCATGGAAGAGGCGGAATCAGATCAAACTTTAGTAACAGAGTTTTTTATCGAACGATGCCTTCATTATAAGACCCTCATTTCGCCACCAGACTCGTGGTCTAAGCCGTTCCTCAGAACAACCGATGTTCGAATACTACCATCTCCCACTTTACTGCATGATGAATCTCAGCCTTTACAGGTCGCTATCACCGGCTTTCATGGGGTTGAACTATTGcatttgaacaagatcttgaaaactATGGAACCAATGGGGATAAATTTCGTCGAGTATCTGAACAAGAAAACAGACCTTTTATTGATAAATCTCCCGTCATTGCCAAGCATTCCGCATGACCACCCTCTCTGGAAGAATCAATATCGCGACTTATTCACCACCCAACTTGAATGCGATAACAACATATCAAATCAAGTCTTAAGAAACTCTCTGAAGAGAAAAATTCAGTTCGTGAAGCAGGAACATTCGATTCCAGTGGTGACACCTGCGTTCTTGATCGATTTGTTCGCACATACTTCGCATTTGAAGACGAAAAAACAGACTGTTTTCCTCAACAACATAAGTTGGTGTATTATATGCCCAAGAGGAGCCAAAGAAAGTTTCACTATTGAGTTAACTTCAAATGATGCGTCCGTCGAATACACGATGGATAAAGAGTCAAGAAATGTAAGGAAAAGACACAGTGCAACGCCTCCAAATgaagccaagaagaagatccaTCTTCCAAACAAAGAACTTGATAGACAGGCAGACCCGCCAGCTTTTAGTACGTGA